From the Phycisphaeraceae bacterium genome, one window contains:
- a CDS encoding NAD-binding protein translates to MEVNGQQQGVLAGRRAIVAGYGPVGRLVAEGLRRAGFEVVIVELNLETIERQLGLDQRVVYGCVTDAEILKKAGVETADALAVTVPVEADVIEACRVARSLNPGIRITARTNFVSQGMRARQAGADEVIVEEIVTAEAMRDAVVRGLGEEEISI, encoded by the coding sequence GTGGAAGTTAATGGACAGCAACAGGGTGTCTTGGCGGGGCGACGGGCGATCGTGGCGGGTTATGGGCCGGTGGGTCGGCTGGTCGCTGAGGGGCTGCGGAGGGCGGGGTTCGAGGTGGTGATTGTGGAGTTGAATCTGGAGACGATCGAGCGGCAGCTCGGGCTGGACCAGCGGGTGGTGTATGGGTGTGTCACGGATGCGGAGATTCTAAAGAAAGCGGGAGTGGAGACGGCGGACGCGCTGGCGGTGACGGTGCCGGTGGAGGCGGACGTGATCGAGGCGTGCCGGGTGGCGCGGTCGCTGAACCCGGGGATCCGGATCACGGCGCGGACGAACTTCGTGAGTCAGGGGATGCGGGCCCGGCAGGCGGGGGCGGACGAGGTGATCGTCGAGGAGATCGTGACGGCGGAGGCGATGCGGGACGCGGTGGTCAGGGGGTTGGGGGAAGAAGAAATCTCTATCTGA
- a CDS encoding glutamate synthase subunit beta, producing the protein MGKPTGFMEYDRVAMPSRKPDVRLADFYEIYDRAPDHVLKEQGARCMDCGVPFCQADTGCPIDNLIPEWNDLIFHGRWKDAYDRLRKTNNFPEFTGRICPAPCESACVLGINEPPVAIKSIECAIIDRAFEEGWVVPHPPKHRTGKKIAIVGSGPAGLAAADQLNQAGHTVTVFERDDRIGGLLMYGVPNMKLDKGIVERRVNLLAAEGVNFQTNANVGGDPAHHGSAHRATTIDPNTLTNDFDATLLACGALQGRDLDQLPGRNLNGVHMAMEFLWKSTQSLLDSELKDGNYLTAHDKDVIVIGGGDTGTDCIGTALRHGCRSLTNITRRAKEPDERDNEHPWPGPTGTFYIDYGHAEAAAKYDRDPRTFGILPKGFVDDGHGNVKAMHVSTLEWTTDPATGRMTSTEVPGSDRELPAQLILLSIGFTGHDTPNLVKQLGLDTHRGTVTADYGRFATSNDKVFVAGDMRRGASLIVWAIAEGRAAAHAIDAHLMGSSTLPAPGMETGLLSSAG; encoded by the coding sequence ATGGGCAAGCCCACCGGATTCATGGAATACGACCGCGTCGCCATGCCCTCGCGCAAGCCGGATGTCCGTCTCGCCGACTTCTACGAGATCTATGACCGCGCCCCCGATCACGTCCTCAAGGAACAAGGCGCGCGCTGCATGGACTGCGGCGTCCCCTTCTGCCAGGCCGACACCGGCTGCCCCATCGACAACCTCATCCCCGAATGGAACGACCTGATCTTCCACGGCCGATGGAAAGACGCCTACGACCGACTCCGCAAGACCAACAACTTCCCCGAGTTCACCGGCCGCATCTGCCCGGCACCATGCGAGAGCGCCTGCGTCCTCGGCATCAACGAGCCCCCCGTCGCCATCAAGTCCATCGAGTGCGCCATCATCGACCGCGCCTTCGAAGAAGGCTGGGTCGTCCCTCATCCACCCAAACACCGCACCGGCAAGAAAATCGCCATCGTCGGCTCCGGCCCCGCAGGGCTCGCCGCCGCCGACCAGCTCAACCAGGCCGGGCACACCGTCACAGTCTTCGAGCGCGACGACCGCATCGGCGGACTCCTTATGTACGGCGTCCCCAACATGAAACTCGACAAAGGCATCGTCGAACGACGCGTCAACCTTCTCGCCGCCGAAGGCGTCAACTTCCAGACCAACGCCAACGTAGGCGGAGACCCCGCTCACCACGGCTCCGCTCACCGCGCCACCACCATCGACCCCAACACCCTCACCAACGACTTCGACGCCACTCTCCTCGCCTGCGGCGCACTCCAGGGCCGCGACCTCGACCAGCTCCCCGGGCGCAACCTCAATGGCGTCCACATGGCCATGGAGTTCCTCTGGAAATCCACCCAATCCCTCCTCGACTCCGAACTCAAAGACGGGAACTACCTCACCGCCCACGATAAAGACGTCATCGTCATCGGCGGCGGAGACACCGGCACCGACTGCATCGGCACCGCCCTCCGACACGGCTGCAGATCACTCACCAACATCACCCGCCGCGCCAAAGAACCCGACGAACGAGACAACGAGCACCCTTGGCCCGGACCCACCGGAACCTTCTACATCGACTACGGCCACGCCGAAGCCGCCGCCAAATACGACCGCGACCCACGCACCTTCGGCATCCTCCCCAAAGGCTTCGTCGATGACGGCCACGGCAACGTCAAAGCCATGCACGTGTCCACCCTCGAATGGACCACCGACCCCGCCACCGGCCGCATGACCTCCACCGAAGTCCCCGGCTCCGACCGCGAACTCCCCGCCCAACTCATCCTCCTGTCCATCGGCTTCACCGGCCACGACACCCCCAACCTCGTCAAACAACTCGGCCTCGACACCCACCGCGGAACCGTCACCGCCGACTACGGCCGCTTCGCCACCTCCAACGACAAAGTCTTCGTCGCCGGCGACATGCGCCGCGGCGCCTCCCTCATCGTCTGGGCCATCGCCGAAGGCCGAGCCGCCGCCCACGCCATCGACGCCCACCTCATGGGCTCCTCCACCCTCCCCGCACCCGGCATGGAGACAGGATTGCTGTCGAGCGCGGGGTGA